The following coding sequences are from one Capsicum annuum cultivar UCD-10X-F1 chromosome 3, UCD10Xv1.1, whole genome shotgun sequence window:
- the LOC107864873 gene encoding uncharacterized protein LOC107864873 codes for MVNWKVVKPEPRYEDLMADMFSKELNHLDLSNPLIVGSIDADANIAPAVAVQQQSEKTILIEFEDEFDDFSTPPSADLLKKMRFDVGQSSHPPIKKQKIVEELEKVSSRVAKPKKQSDKLSKDKNLADPSMDLPEPRVSLDKDKVVPNVEMRDADKSFAASEEKLSLSKSDLDEIKSYVRTYVDIKFNDLQKLMVDQYTELLGVVKESFASFGKVAQYPVHENEKDNLDIEEDPPQSLNAHTTDAKNYNVVDAVGQSSKLGGKEGAA; via the exons ATGGTGAATTGGAAAGTGGTAAAACCCGAGCCTAGATACGAGGATCTTATGGCCGATATGTTTAGTAAG GAATTGAACCATCTTGATTTGTCCAATCCTTTGATAGTTGGTTCAATAGATGCTGATGCAAACATAGCACCGGCAGTAGCTGTACAACAACAATCTGAGAAGactattttgattgaatttgaagatgaatttgatgattttagtacaCCTCCTAGTGCAGACCTTCTCAAAAAAATGAGGTTTGATGTTGGTCAATCTTCACATCCTcctataaagaaacaaaaaatagttgAGGAGTTAGAAAAGGTTAGCTCACGAGTAGCAAAGCCTAAGAAACAGTCAGACAAGTTGTCCAAAGATAAAAATTTGGCAGATCCTTCAATGGATCTTCCGGAGCCTCGAGTTTCCTTGGATAAAGACAAAGTTGTGCCTAATGTTGAGATGAGGGATGCCGATAAATCATTTGCTGCTTCAGAGGAAAAGCTATCACTATCCAAGTCTGATTTGGATGAGATAAAGTCTTATGTTAGGACCTAC GTTGACATAAAATTCAATGATCTTCAAAAGTTGATGGTTGACCAGTATACAGAACTTTTGGGAGTTGTGAAAGAAAGTTTTGCTTCATTTGGCAAG GTTGCTCAATATCCAGTGCATGAAAATGAAAAAGACAACCTGGATATAGAagaggatcctcctcaatctctTAATGCGCACACAACGGATGCTAAAAA